Part of the bacterium genome is shown below.
TTCGCCTCGAAACAGGTCAACCGGCTCGGTCCGCCGCAAGAACTCTCCGCCCTGTAGCCGAATCGTGGCCAGTAGATCCCCGACCGGAACGGTTTCGTCCACCACCACCGCAATGTCCCGCCACGAAATCGGGAAGCGGGGCAGCGGCATGTACTCAATATCCGAAGATCGGGCTGTCGAGACGATGCCCAAGTCGAGCTCGAGCCAGCCGACATCGGCATCAATACCCGATTTAGCCATTTCCTCGACCGGCCAAATCCCCCATTTACCGAACACGGCGGATCCGGAGCGGGCTTCTCCACTCAGAACTCCACCACGATCAATAGCATAGCAAATAATCTCGACATTGTCAAGCGATAACTTGCCTGCCAAAACTTCCAGTACCGCTTTCATGTCATAGAAATCAAACGGCTTAGGAACCTGATCCCAGCCCGTCGGACGGCTCGATCCGGTGAATATCGCCGCCAGTGTTTGTCGTTCCCAAGTCCGGGGATCGTCCTTACTTCCTTCATGGAAAACCCGTGCCATTTCAAACAGCCGGAGGGTACGGTCTCCCCGTTGCCAGTTGGCCGCCGCCGCCCGCACCAAATGGGGCAGCACCGATCCCTGCAATACCAGCATGTCGTCGGTAACGGGATTCTTCAGCGGCACTCCCGGCGGCATTCCCATTGGGTCCTGTCGTTCATTGGGTGTGTACATGGATACCGACAGCGTCTCATGGAATCCCAGACCCACCATCACGTCCACCGTCTTCCGCCGCAGAACGGCCATCGGATCATCCCGGCCCGCCAGCGGAACCCGGCTGACGTCGGCGGTGGGAATCCTGTCGTAGCCATAGATACGGATGACCTCCTCGATGAGGTCAATCTCCCGCTCCAAATCCGGCCGGACGGTTGGGCAGGTCACCTGCCATGACGGATCATTCTCGGCCACCTCACAGCCAAGCCGAACGAAAACATCCTTCATCTCCTTGCGCGGGATATCAACACCCACGACCACTAATACCCGGCCGGGCCGGAAGGAAACGCGCGACGGTTCAATGGTTCGCGGATAGCAATCCACTCGGCCCGCCAGCACCTCGCCGCCGCCCAATCTGTGCATCAAGGCAGCGGTGGCATCCACCACCCGTGGAACTCCGTTGGGATCCATCCCCCGCTCGAAGCGACGCGACGACTCCGTCCCCAAGCCGTGCAGCTTGGCCGACCTCCGTACGTACACCGGATCGAAGTACGCGCACTCGATGATGACGTTCTCGGTGTCGTCGCGGATCTCGCTGTTTAGACCGCCCATGATTCCGGCCAGTGCCACGCCTTTTTTCGGATCCGCGATGAGCAGGTCTTGCGATGTCAGCTTGTACTCCTCGCCGTCCAGCGTCACGAATGGTTCCCCCTCCTCCGCCATCCGCACGATAATGCTCCGGTCCTCCACGAATCTGGCGTCAAACGCGTGCAACGGCTGACCGAATTCGAGCATCAGAAGATTGGTCACGTCCACGACATTCGAGATCGGGCGAACTCCGCAGCGCGTGAGCTTCAGCCGCATAGCGAACGGCGAGCGAGCAATCCGAATACCTTTCACTACCCGCGCCGCGTACCTCGGGCAAGCCTCGGGAGCCAGAGTCTCCACCGATACGAACGACGAAGCCGGCTCGGCGATCTCCTTCAATGAATACTCCGGCCATTTCCACGGCAACTTCAGCTTGGCCGCCACGTCCCGCGCCACCCCCACGTGCGAGAGATAATCGGGACGGTTGGGAGTGATCTCCACGTCGTACAGCGTATCGGGAAGATCGAGATACTTCGCCGCCGGAGCGCCTTTCTGCCAGTCCGCGTCTCCTTCGATAATCCCCGTGTGATCATCGGACAAACCGATTTCGCGCTCGGAGGCCAGCATTCCGAACGACTCGATTCCGCGCAGCTTGGACTTCTTGACCTTCATCCCATCCGCGGTCACCGCCCCCGGCAACATCACCACCACTTTTATACCCGCGCGCGTATTGGGAGCGCCGCACACGATCGGCAGAAATTCTCCACCCACGTCGGTCTTCGTGATCCACAGATGATCGCTGCCCTCGACGCGGGCGCATTCGACTACCTCTCCGATCACGACGTTATCGAGCAGCGGTGTGAACGAAGTGGTTTCTTCAACCTCGAGACCGAGAAACGTCAGAATCTCTCCCAGTTCAACAGGCAACACCGGGAGATCAACCAGTTCTTTCAGCCAACGGTAGGAGACAATCATGGAAAGTGAGATTCGTTGTTTTATAACCGATCAGCACACCACCGGAAACTGCCGTAAGAACCGCACGTCGCTCTCGAACAAGAGCCGGATATTGTCGAGGCCGAAGCGGCGCATGGCGATGCGGTCTATTCCCAATCCGAAAGCGTAGCCGGTGTATTTCTCCGTGTCGTAGCCGACGCCCGCCAGCACGTTGGGATCCACCATTCCGCTGCCGCCCATCTCCAGCCAGCCCGTCTCCTTGCACACACGGCAGCCCTTCCCGCTGCAGAAATTGCAGGTCACGTCCACCTCCGCCGACGGTTCGGTGAAAGGAAAGAAATGCGGGCGGAAGCGAATCTCCGTCTGCGAACCGAACAGCGCGCGATAAAAATGCAATAGCGTCCCCTTCAAGTCGGCCATCGTCACGCCTTCATCCACGTACAAACCCTCCACCTGATGGAACATCGGCATATGCGTCGCGTCGGGCCGGTCGCGGCGGTATACCCTTCCCGGCGAAATGATCCGCACCGGCGGTTTCTGCGATTCCATCACGCGGATCTGCACCGGCGAAGTTTCCGTCCGTACCACAAAACCGTTGTTCAAATATAAGGTGTCCGATTCATCACGTGAGGGATGCCACGGCGGCGTATTCAGCATGTCGAAATTATATCGGA
Proteins encoded:
- the pheT gene encoding phenylalanine--tRNA ligase subunit beta, whose product is MIVSYRWLKELVDLPVLPVELGEILTFLGLEVEETTSFTPLLDNVVIGEVVECARVEGSDHLWITKTDVGGEFLPIVCGAPNTRAGIKVVVMLPGAVTADGMKVKKSKLRGIESFGMLASEREIGLSDDHTGIIEGDADWQKGAPAAKYLDLPDTLYDVEITPNRPDYLSHVGVARDVAAKLKLPWKWPEYSLKEIAEPASSFVSVETLAPEACPRYAARVVKGIRIARSPFAMRLKLTRCGVRPISNVVDVTNLLMLEFGQPLHAFDARFVEDRSIIVRMAEEGEPFVTLDGEEYKLTSQDLLIADPKKGVALAGIMGGLNSEIRDDTENVIIECAYFDPVYVRRSAKLHGLGTESSRRFERGMDPNGVPRVVDATAALMHRLGGGEVLAGRVDCYPRTIEPSRVSFRPGRVLVVVGVDIPRKEMKDVFVRLGCEVAENDPSWQVTCPTVRPDLEREIDLIEEVIRIYGYDRIPTADVSRVPLAGRDDPMAVLRRKTVDVMVGLGFHETLSVSMYTPNERQDPMGMPPGVPLKNPVTDDMLVLQGSVLPHLVRAAAANWQRGDRTLRLFEMARVFHEGSKDDPRTWERQTLAAIFTGSSRPTGWDQVPKPFDFYDMKAVLEVLAGKLSLDNVEIICYAIDRGGVLSGEARSGSAVFGKWGIWPVEEMAKSGIDADVGWLELDLGIVSTARSSDIEYMPLPRFPISWRDIAVVVDETVPVGDLLATIRLQGGEFLRRTEPVDLFRGEKLGPGKKSVAIRVEFAHPERSLESAEVDEWMKQITEALQARQGAVLR
- the pheS gene encoding phenylalanine--tRNA ligase subunit alpha, which produces MQERIEDIRAGAIGEFTESQTLAEAEAVKVKYLSRKGAVAELFKLMPQVDATERPKVGQLLNALRADLEAIAEQRLAELKPKSAGPTVDVTLPGRMPFVGTYHPLTIVMREIVDIFRGMGFRIAEGPEIELVRYNFDMLNTPPWHPSRDESDTLYLNNGFVVRTETSPVQIRVMESQKPPVRIISPGRVYRRDRPDATHMPMFHQVEGLYVDEGVTMADLKGTLLHFYRALFGSQTEIRFRPHFFPFTEPSAEVDVTCNFCSGKGCRVCKETGWLEMGGSGMVDPNVLAGVGYDTEKYTGYAFGLGIDRIAMRRFGLDNIRLLFESDVRFLRQFPVVC